A portion of the Desulfovibrio sp. Fe33 genome contains these proteins:
- a CDS encoding HD domain-containing protein, which translates to MSEMKERGRLTRIVDFFNECGMLRKTPRTGYQFLGSGSENVAEHSFRTAVIGHVLALMAGADVPRTTYMCLFHDLHEARTGDFNYVAHIYNKSERTRVLEHATEGTGLTEDILGYWNELEETETLEAKLAQDADQLDFILNLKEEQDQGNKYAGEWLKSAVKRVRTQWGRELAETIVETDHKDWWFLGPDRDWWARKNGKSGE; encoded by the coding sequence ATGTCTGAAATGAAAGAGCGCGGCAGGCTGACCAGGATTGTGGACTTCTTCAACGAATGCGGGATGCTGCGCAAGACGCCGAGGACCGGTTACCAGTTTCTGGGGTCGGGCTCGGAGAACGTGGCCGAGCACTCGTTCCGCACGGCGGTCATCGGCCATGTGCTGGCGCTGATGGCCGGGGCGGACGTGCCCCGGACCACGTATATGTGCCTTTTCCACGACCTGCACGAGGCGCGCACGGGCGATTTCAATTATGTGGCCCACATCTACAACAAATCCGAGCGCACCCGGGTCCTTGAGCACGCCACCGAGGGAACCGGGCTGACCGAGGACATCCTCGGCTACTGGAATGAGCTGGAGGAGACCGAAACCCTGGAGGCGAAGCTTGCCCAGGACGCGGACCAGCTGGACTTCATCCTGAACCTAAAGGAGGAGCAGGACCAGGGCAACAAATACGCCGGGGAATGGCTCAAGAGCGCGGTGAAGCGGGTACGCACGCAGTGGGGCCGGGAGCTGGCCGAAACCATAGTGGAAACCGATCACAAGGATTGGTGGTTTCTCGGCCCGGACAGGGACTGGTGGGCGCGCAAGAACGGCAAGTCCGGGGAGTGA
- a CDS encoding MlaE family ABC transporter permease: MTEKTHGKALRLFPWKIFRDVADEVGSLTLFLVDSLRLVFAGLGQFPKIVRQIYFIGVQSVSVIALIGLFTGMVMGMQLYYALSVFGADGFLGTGVALSMVRELAPVLTAIMLTGRAGSAMTAEIGVMRISEQIDALSIMDVNPMRYLVAPKMAACLISFPILTAFFNLIALWGGWLTGVKLLGANAGVYWSRVQGSLDWDDIEGGFIKSIVFGLLVCTICCFEGYYTHLRSGHAGPEGVSQSTTNAVVKSCVVILAADYILTSLLW, translated from the coding sequence ATGACGGAGAAGACGCACGGGAAGGCGTTGCGCCTGTTTCCCTGGAAGATATTCCGCGATGTGGCGGACGAGGTCGGGAGCCTTACTCTCTTTCTCGTCGACTCGTTGCGGCTTGTCTTTGCGGGGCTGGGGCAGTTCCCAAAGATCGTCCGCCAGATTTATTTCATAGGCGTGCAGTCCGTGTCCGTAATCGCCCTGATCGGCCTGTTCACCGGCATGGTCATGGGGATGCAGCTGTATTACGCGCTGTCCGTGTTCGGCGCGGACGGTTTCCTGGGCACGGGCGTGGCCCTGTCCATGGTCCGCGAACTGGCTCCCGTGCTGACCGCCATCATGCTCACCGGCCGGGCCGGGTCGGCCATGACCGCCGAGATCGGGGTCATGCGCATCTCCGAGCAGATCGACGCCCTTTCCATCATGGACGTCAACCCCATGCGCTACCTGGTGGCCCCGAAAATGGCCGCCTGTCTGATAAGCTTTCCCATCCTCACGGCGTTCTTCAACCTCATCGCCCTGTGGGGCGGCTGGCTGACGGGCGTCAAGCTGCTGGGGGCCAACGCGGGCGTGTACTGGTCGAGGGTCCAGGGATCGCTCGACTGGGACGATATCGAGGGCGGATTCATCAAGTCCATCGTCTTCGGCCTGCTGGTCTGCACCATCTGCTGTTTCGAAGGCTATTACACTCACCTGCGGTCCGGGCACGCCGGGCCCGAGGGCGTGAGTCAGTCGACCACCAACGCCGTGGTCAAATCCTGCGTCGTCATCCTGGCGGCGGACTACATCTTGACTTCGCTGCTGTGGTAG
- a CDS encoding ABC transporter ATP-binding protein — protein MSTAPSIRLENVTVGYGKTPVASDLNIEFPGGKLSMLVGGSGCGKSTVLKHILGLHSPMAGRLLIGDLDLGRMTAREARCMRQRTGVLFQDGALLGSLKLKDNVALPLREHTRLKEPEIMRIVQDRLDMVGLGHALDLFPNELSGGMRKRAGLARALVMDPQMLFCDEPTSGLDPVLSAELDQLLLEMMCRFDMTMVVVTHDLASMRGLADFVVILGERRCLFQGTIEELERTEDPYLRRFLDRAAEDRDAPRLTLPPIDPAMMKIDCSSVLGKKNTIRKDDRCLK, from the coding sequence ATGAGCACGGCGCCGAGCATAAGACTGGAAAACGTGACCGTGGGATACGGCAAGACGCCCGTGGCCTCGGACTTGAACATAGAATTTCCCGGCGGCAAGCTGTCCATGCTCGTGGGCGGCTCCGGATGCGGCAAGTCCACCGTGCTCAAGCACATCCTGGGGCTGCATTCGCCCATGGCCGGACGCCTGCTGATAGGCGATCTCGACCTGGGGCGGATGACCGCAAGGGAGGCCCGCTGCATGCGTCAGCGCACCGGCGTGCTCTTCCAGGACGGCGCGCTTCTCGGCTCGCTCAAGCTCAAGGACAACGTGGCCCTGCCCCTGCGCGAGCATACCAGGCTCAAGGAGCCGGAGATCATGCGCATCGTCCAGGACCGGCTCGACATGGTCGGCCTGGGGCACGCCCTGGACCTGTTCCCCAACGAGCTTTCCGGCGGTATGCGCAAGCGGGCGGGGTTGGCCCGCGCGTTGGTCATGGACCCGCAGATGCTTTTTTGCGACGAGCCCACCTCCGGGCTGGACCCGGTGCTCTCGGCCGAGCTGGATCAGCTCCTGCTGGAGATGATGTGCCGTTTCGACATGACCATGGTCGTGGTCACGCACGATCTGGCGAGTATGCGCGGCCTGGCCGACTTCGTGGTCATCCTGGGCGAACGGCGGTGCCTGTTCCAGGGAACCATCGAGGAGCTGGAGCGGACCGAGGACCCGTACCTGCGCCGGTTCCTCGACCGGGCGGCCGAAGACCGCGACGCCCCGAGACTGACCCTGCCGCCCATCGACCCGGCCATGATGAAGATCGATTGCTCCAGCGTCCTGGGCAAGAAAAACACCATTCGGAAGGATGACCGATGTTTAAAATAA
- the mlaD gene encoding outer membrane lipid asymmetry maintenance protein MlaD has product MFKIKKETAVGIFVIMGLLAVVYMSVKLGNVQLFSDKYYVVKANFTDISGLKVNAPVQMYGVDIGFVSKIGLNQEKGVAEVSMMVLKEVELTDDAIAAIKTNGLIGDKYVKIVPGGLGEPVKPGDTLFDTQPAVDLEDLISKFAFGSV; this is encoded by the coding sequence ATGTTTAAAATAAAGAAAGAAACCGCAGTGGGTATCTTCGTCATCATGGGACTGCTGGCCGTTGTCTACATGAGCGTCAAACTGGGCAACGTGCAGTTGTTTTCGGACAAGTACTACGTGGTCAAGGCGAATTTTACCGACATCTCGGGGCTGAAGGTCAACGCCCCGGTGCAGATGTACGGCGTGGACATCGGGTTTGTCAGCAAAATCGGCCTGAACCAGGAAAAGGGCGTGGCCGAGGTTTCCATGATGGTTTTGAAGGAAGTGGAACTCACGGATGACGCCATCGCCGCGATCAAGACCAACGGCCTGATCGGCGACAAATACGTGAAAATTGTGCCCGGGGGACTTGGCGAACCCGTCAAGCCGGGCGATACGTTGTTTGACACACAGCCCGCGGTTGACCTTGAAGACCTGATAAGCAAGTTCGCTTTCGGTTCGGTCTAG
- a CDS encoding Tgt2/MlaC family protein has translation MSLKRTILAFVLICLAAAGASAAVAGQSPTDRVREGVDRIVETLSDPVMQDPARHDEALGRLLRVAEDYIDFELVTKFAVGRPWLQMSDDLRVKLQDAFMQLLEQSYLKSIPAYGGQNVEYTREDVSGGNAKVQTAITDKDKKIIVEFRLKFVQGKWMIYDVVAEGVSLVMNYRSQFAEVLNKGTGEDLLKAIQDRIMQINQGKEGQPAS, from the coding sequence ATGTCTTTGAAGAGAACCATACTGGCTTTTGTCCTGATTTGCCTGGCGGCCGCCGGCGCTTCCGCCGCCGTGGCCGGGCAGTCCCCGACCGACCGCGTGCGCGAAGGGGTGGACCGTATTGTCGAAACGCTGTCCGATCCCGTCATGCAGGACCCGGCGCGGCATGACGAGGCGCTCGGGCGGCTGCTCCGCGTGGCCGAGGATTACATCGACTTCGAACTGGTCACCAAGTTCGCGGTGGGACGGCCCTGGCTTCAGATGTCCGACGACCTGCGCGTCAAGTTGCAGGACGCCTTCATGCAGCTCCTTGAGCAGTCCTATCTGAAGAGCATCCCGGCCTACGGCGGCCAGAACGTGGAGTACACGCGGGAGGATGTTTCCGGCGGCAACGCCAAGGTTCAGACGGCCATCACGGACAAGGATAAGAAAATAATCGTTGAATTTCGTTTGAAATTCGTTCAAGGGAAATGGATGATTTATGATGTCGTCGCCGAAGGCGTGAGCCTGGTGATGAATTATAGAAGCCAGTTCGCAGAGGTCCTGAACAAGGGGACCGGCGAAGACCTGCTGAAAGCGATCCAGGATCGGATCATGCAGATCAATCAAGGCAAAGAGGGACAACCGGCGTCGTGA
- a CDS encoding MlaA family lipoprotein — protein sequence MRVEETGFRLITILLAAVLLFGVAGVCSASQAQGEPVSVAQFGGEPAAADENADGLDDFDEFDAAYADQHLVSDPLEGWNRVWFDINDILYRGVFRPMAEGYAWVVPPRPRTWVANFFTNLLFPVRFLNDILTGKFDAAYMETSKFVANTSFGVFGLGDVTAGMPRNWEPERPTADGFDQTLGKAGFGTGYYLVWPLVGPSSIRGSVGWLADAYCDPLTYGRFTFVEFMGIRAYKNLNELSLQLEGNEYETLTTGAVDKYAAVRDAYIRFRAKKVSE from the coding sequence ATGAGGGTTGAAGAAACAGGCTTTCGCCTTATTACCATACTGCTGGCCGCCGTGCTCCTGTTTGGAGTCGCGGGGGTCTGTTCCGCTTCCCAGGCTCAAGGGGAGCCTGTCAGCGTGGCCCAGTTCGGCGGCGAGCCCGCGGCTGCGGACGAAAACGCCGACGGTCTTGATGATTTCGACGAGTTCGACGCCGCCTACGCGGATCAGCACCTGGTCAGCGATCCCCTCGAAGGATGGAACCGGGTCTGGTTCGACATCAACGACATTCTCTACCGGGGCGTGTTCCGGCCTATGGCCGAAGGATACGCCTGGGTGGTCCCGCCCCGGCCCCGCACCTGGGTCGCCAATTTCTTCACCAACCTGCTCTTTCCGGTCCGGTTCCTCAACGACATCCTGACCGGCAAGTTCGACGCCGCCTACATGGAGACTTCCAAGTTCGTGGCCAATACCTCCTTCGGAGTGTTCGGCCTGGGCGACGTCACCGCGGGGATGCCCCGCAACTGGGAGCCCGAGCGGCCCACCGCGGACGGCTTCGACCAGACCCTGGGCAAAGCCGGATTCGGCACGGGCTACTACCTGGTCTGGCCTTTGGTCGGACCCAGTTCCATCCGAGGCTCCGTGGGCTGGCTGGCCGACGCCTACTGTGACCCGCTGACCTATGGCCGGTTCACCTTTGTCGAGTTCATGGGCATTCGGGCGTACAAGAATCTGAACGAGCTTTCCCTGCAGCTTGAGGGCAACGAGTACGAGACCCTGACCACCGGCGCGGTGGACAAGTACGCCGCGGTCCGGGATGCCTACATCCGCTTCCGGGCCAAAAAGGTCTCCGAGTAA